A genomic stretch from Telmatocola sphagniphila includes:
- a CDS encoding DUF1800 domain-containing protein, translating into MYREAQNAWLPYEPSPANPWTLAKVGHLYRRAGFGGSYPELRAGLALKPQELVDRLVHPPGDINAFEAETTSWSQSIRKGNNIQQASDWWLYRVLKTPFPLREKMTLFWHNHFATSFSKVLNIGYMLGQYELMHQHALGNFAEMLQGISKDPAMLVWLDTIQSKKGMPNENYARELMELFSLGIGNYTENDIREAARAFTGWEIRNGKYHFNKDQFDAGEKAVFGRKGPFSGEQIVQLCLEKEACALFIVKKLYLFLISESAELNPELLKPLVEQFRKDYNIGQLVETMLRSNHFFAAENYRAKVKSPVDFICGVVLGLQGSVGVSNLARSLESLGQNLFSPPSVKGWDGGPAWLNAQTLLYRQNLALQLCETRQKEDGTNHSLPLPSRLLKLAGVQTDPAAVDLFLEVFLQKEIPTQTRDKLLDFAAHSNPKSFPSYWSEERKSEHKAISLCHMILTLPEWQLD; encoded by the coding sequence ATGTACCGAGAAGCACAAAACGCCTGGCTACCTTACGAACCCAGCCCCGCCAATCCCTGGACGCTGGCCAAGGTCGGGCATCTCTATCGACGGGCCGGTTTCGGTGGCAGTTATCCGGAATTACGCGCGGGGCTGGCTCTGAAACCTCAGGAATTGGTCGATCGCCTCGTGCATCCCCCCGGGGATATCAATGCGTTCGAGGCCGAAACCACTAGTTGGAGCCAGTCGATTCGTAAAGGGAATAACATCCAGCAAGCCAGCGACTGGTGGCTCTACCGGGTGCTGAAGACTCCCTTCCCATTGCGCGAGAAGATGACACTTTTCTGGCATAACCACTTTGCCACTTCATTCTCGAAAGTTCTGAATATTGGCTATATGCTCGGTCAGTACGAGTTAATGCACCAGCACGCCCTGGGCAATTTCGCGGAAATGCTACAAGGCATTTCCAAGGACCCGGCCATGCTGGTCTGGCTGGATACCATCCAGAGCAAAAAGGGTATGCCCAACGAGAATTATGCCCGCGAATTGATGGAACTTTTCAGTTTGGGAATTGGAAATTACACCGAAAATGACATCCGGGAAGCGGCGAGAGCTTTTACCGGCTGGGAGATCCGTAACGGGAAGTACCATTTCAACAAGGATCAGTTCGATGCCGGCGAGAAAGCAGTTTTCGGCAGAAAAGGCCCTTTCAGCGGCGAACAGATCGTGCAACTCTGCCTCGAAAAGGAAGCCTGTGCCCTCTTTATCGTTAAGAAACTCTATCTGTTCCTAATCAGTGAGTCGGCGGAATTGAATCCGGAATTGCTGAAACCACTCGTGGAGCAGTTCCGGAAAGATTACAACATCGGCCAACTGGTCGAGACCATGCTCCGATCGAACCACTTCTTCGCCGCGGAGAACTATCGAGCCAAAGTGAAATCGCCGGTCGATTTTATCTGCGGCGTGGTGCTAGGTTTGCAAGGCTCGGTAGGTGTTTCCAATCTGGCTCGATCCCTCGAAAGTCTCGGACAGAATCTCTTCAGTCCCCCTTCCGTAAAAGGTTGGGACGGCGGGCCCGCCTGGCTGAATGCCCAAACCCTCCTTTATCGCCAGAATCTGGCCTTGCAACTTTGCGAAACCCGACAAAAAGAGGATGGTACCAATCACTCTCTTCCACTCCCCTCCCGGCTCCTGAAACTGGCCGGGGTGCAAACCGACCCGGCGGCCGTCGATCTGTTTCTGGAGGTCTTTCTACAAAAGGAAATTCCGACCCAGACGCGGGATAAACTGCTCGACTTCGCGGCGCATTCGAATCCCAAATCCTTCCCCAGTTATTGGAGCGAGGAACGGAAATCGGAACACAAAGCGATTTCGCTCTGCCATATGATTCTGACTCTACCGGAATGGCAGCTGGATTAA
- a CDS encoding DUF1501 domain-containing protein — protein sequence MFRRDFLKTGSLLGLGSSLPAFLANSAYATPNAEKPGAKDTILVVVQFTGGNDGLNTVIPYADEEYAKLRPTLKIAKDRVKKLNDHVGLHPSMTGMAELYEEKSLCVVQGVGYPNPSQSHFRSMDIWQAASTAETLNEGWLGKALKELKAPSFHIANDGESSPLAFSGAPVRVPSVKNLEDFQLKMTAANGSEKEGQRKLLGEVSQGSSTAGNSNNLLQFVQRTALNTYASSDKLQEIGKNYQPKSPYPQSPLANKLRLCAQLIDGGLGTRIFYLSIDGFDTHANQGGANGAHANLLAQVSGAITAFYKDLSARGHKDRVLIMTFSEFGRRAKENGSKGTDHGSGAPMFLVGGKVNAGVLGDHPSLTQLEMGNLKHNLDFRQVYAAVLDQWLGVSSRKVLSGDFSAAKILV from the coding sequence ATGTTCAGACGCGATTTCCTCAAAACCGGTTCCCTTCTCGGGTTGGGCTCCAGCCTGCCTGCTTTTCTGGCCAACAGCGCCTACGCGACGCCGAACGCCGAAAAGCCCGGGGCGAAGGATACCATCCTGGTCGTCGTTCAATTCACCGGCGGCAACGATGGCCTCAATACCGTCATCCCCTATGCGGATGAGGAATATGCCAAACTTCGTCCGACGCTGAAAATTGCCAAGGATCGCGTGAAAAAATTGAACGATCATGTCGGGTTGCATCCCTCCATGACCGGGATGGCCGAGTTGTACGAAGAGAAATCTTTGTGCGTGGTACAAGGCGTCGGCTACCCAAACCCCAGCCAATCGCACTTCCGAAGCATGGATATCTGGCAAGCAGCCAGCACAGCCGAGACCTTGAATGAAGGCTGGCTGGGCAAGGCTCTCAAAGAGTTAAAAGCTCCCAGCTTCCATATCGCCAACGATGGCGAATCTTCTCCCTTGGCTTTCAGCGGCGCCCCCGTGCGAGTGCCCAGCGTTAAGAATCTGGAAGATTTTCAGCTGAAAATGACGGCTGCCAACGGCTCGGAGAAAGAAGGTCAGCGGAAGTTGCTGGGGGAAGTCTCTCAGGGAAGTTCAACTGCGGGGAATTCGAACAATTTGCTGCAATTCGTCCAGCGAACCGCACTGAACACCTACGCCAGTAGTGACAAGCTCCAGGAGATCGGCAAAAATTATCAGCCGAAATCTCCCTATCCGCAATCGCCACTGGCAAACAAGCTCCGATTGTGCGCCCAGCTGATCGACGGCGGATTGGGTACCCGAATCTTCTATCTGAGTATCGACGGCTTCGACACTCACGCCAATCAGGGGGGAGCCAACGGAGCCCATGCAAACTTGCTAGCGCAGGTCTCCGGAGCGATCACCGCCTTTTACAAGGATCTATCTGCCCGCGGCCATAAAGATCGCGTGCTGATAATGACCTTCTCCGAATTCGGCCGGCGCGCCAAAGAAAACGGTAGTAAAGGAACCGATCACGGTAGCGGAGCTCCCATGTTCCTGGTCGGCGGCAAAGTGAATGCCGGAGTGCTGGGCGACCATCCCAGCCTAACCCAACTCGAGATGGGTAATTTGAAACACAATCTCGACTTCCGGCAGGTTTACGCAGCGGTTCTCGATCAGTGGCTGGGAGTTTCCAGCCGTAAGGTGCTTAGTGGGGATTTCTCCGCCGCGAAAATTCTGGTTTGA
- the pilM gene encoding type IV pilus assembly protein PilM: MAVTSGVWGIDVGQCALKAIRLEIIDGKPTATAFDYIEHPKILSQPDANPDELTKEALEKFLSRNPIKGDKVAMGVPGQSGLARFVKLPPVEEKKIDDIVKFEAKQQIPFPLEEVVWDFQRIGQGQISDGFVETEIGLFAMKRDMISRFLSHFQSAGIEVHLIQMSPLALCNYVTYDLMPDGASKDERGKKKCVVALDLGTDNSNLIITDADKIIWQRPIPLGGNHFTRALTKEMKLTFAKAEHVKRNAAKSPDLPNILKALRPVLTDFVGEVQRSLGYFTNTHRDATVSYMVGIGSGFKLPGMQKYLAEKLNLDVRKPSKFDRMTGDSVLNAPAFIENMLSFPVAYGLATQGLGQSRLTTNLLPPEIHKERLIRAKKPWAVAAAAMFMMGTGVLAIGYSMPYNQAQATIIQSAIDEGKNAKTRADKINKEIASKISDVEATTKKVQSVISGQDERKNWIRMYQFIDNILPVPGENGNLNDQNQVVLWQNQLGLEASKRYVDRLRNGLQPTASIDEAYREYLAAVDVEAINTRFTTNLKGAYDNLENYLNIYTGRSSKEFPYNFDGADLAIKYFNKDAWKEKPTGEGWLVEIRGTTFYNTPLVPTREFLRRAVIQNLLRASQKRESDPNTTTREIEPILGNISHVFLYNYWTDKMPDPGQYRRIGSSLIEEILPAAGSESASDSSQSSGGSPPSGEGVGSASASSAEPWVPLVSAGGSMGGASSGPGELAGPGSPGGGGRKSGFGSPGPGPGSMTMGPGSLAGSGGKMGSGGGGGSGTYASKDADTESAAVQQQPQFDNNGNPIRKVIKPRYEFVVVFVWKEPTPSDKLITPASDITESVPAAPAGGPGPGRGGK, from the coding sequence ATGGCAGTCACTTCCGGCGTTTGGGGCATTGACGTAGGACAATGCGCCCTCAAAGCCATTCGGTTGGAAATAATCGACGGTAAACCAACTGCCACTGCATTCGACTATATCGAACATCCAAAAATTCTCAGCCAGCCCGATGCCAATCCAGACGAATTGACCAAGGAAGCACTGGAGAAATTCCTGTCCCGGAATCCCATAAAAGGGGACAAGGTGGCGATGGGCGTTCCCGGCCAATCGGGTCTGGCCCGTTTCGTGAAATTGCCGCCGGTCGAAGAGAAAAAGATCGACGACATCGTAAAGTTTGAGGCCAAGCAACAGATTCCCTTCCCGCTCGAAGAAGTGGTGTGGGACTTCCAGCGCATTGGCCAGGGGCAGATTTCCGACGGCTTTGTCGAAACGGAAATCGGCCTGTTTGCTATGAAACGGGATATGATCTCCCGGTTCCTGTCGCACTTCCAGAGCGCTGGGATCGAAGTGCATCTGATTCAGATGTCGCCGTTGGCCCTGTGCAACTACGTCACCTATGATCTCATGCCCGACGGAGCATCGAAAGACGAACGGGGCAAAAAGAAGTGCGTGGTGGCCCTCGATCTGGGTACCGATAACTCCAATCTGATCATCACCGATGCGGACAAGATCATCTGGCAGCGACCTATTCCGCTGGGTGGCAACCACTTCACCCGCGCTCTGACGAAGGAAATGAAACTGACCTTCGCGAAGGCCGAGCATGTGAAGCGGAACGCGGCGAAATCGCCCGATCTTCCCAATATCTTGAAAGCTCTGCGTCCAGTCCTTACCGATTTCGTCGGGGAAGTGCAGCGATCGCTGGGCTACTTTACCAACACGCACCGTGATGCCACCGTTTCTTACATGGTGGGTATCGGCAGCGGTTTCAAACTTCCCGGCATGCAGAAGTATCTGGCCGAGAAGCTGAATCTGGATGTGCGAAAGCCGAGCAAGTTCGATCGAATGACGGGCGATTCGGTTCTGAATGCACCCGCTTTCATCGAAAATATGCTGAGCTTCCCCGTCGCTTATGGTCTGGCGACCCAGGGGTTGGGGCAGTCCCGATTGACTACAAACCTTTTACCGCCGGAAATTCACAAAGAACGTCTGATCCGAGCCAAGAAACCCTGGGCGGTGGCCGCGGCCGCCATGTTCATGATGGGCACGGGCGTTCTGGCGATCGGCTATTCGATGCCTTACAACCAGGCTCAAGCCACAATCATTCAATCGGCGATCGATGAAGGGAAAAATGCAAAAACTCGCGCCGATAAAATCAACAAAGAAATCGCTTCGAAGATCAGTGACGTCGAAGCCACGACGAAAAAGGTGCAATCGGTTATTTCGGGACAGGACGAACGCAAGAACTGGATACGCATGTACCAGTTCATTGATAATATCCTTCCGGTTCCCGGAGAAAATGGCAATCTGAACGATCAGAATCAGGTCGTCCTGTGGCAGAATCAGCTGGGGCTCGAAGCCTCCAAACGCTATGTGGATCGGCTTCGCAATGGCCTCCAGCCGACCGCCTCAATCGATGAAGCTTATCGCGAATATCTGGCTGCGGTGGATGTGGAAGCGATTAACACCCGCTTCACAACCAATCTCAAGGGGGCTTACGATAATCTGGAAAATTACCTGAATATCTACACCGGCCGAAGCAGCAAGGAATTCCCCTATAACTTCGACGGCGCCGATCTCGCGATCAAGTATTTCAACAAGGATGCCTGGAAGGAAAAGCCAACGGGAGAAGGTTGGCTGGTAGAGATTCGGGGCACGACGTTCTATAACACGCCGCTGGTTCCCACCCGAGAATTCCTGCGACGTGCAGTGATTCAGAATCTCCTCCGAGCCTCACAGAAGCGGGAGTCGGATCCGAACACCACTACCCGGGAAATCGAACCGATCCTGGGCAATATCAGCCACGTGTTTCTCTACAACTATTGGACGGACAAAATGCCCGATCCGGGGCAGTATCGTCGGATCGGCAGCAGCCTGATCGAGGAAATTTTACCGGCCGCGGGTTCGGAATCGGCCAGCGACAGTTCCCAGAGCTCGGGAGGAAGTCCTCCCAGCGGCGAAGGAGTAGGCTCCGCTTCTGCTTCGTCCGCCGAACCTTGGGTTCCGCTGGTCAGCGCGGGGGGTTCGATGGGAGGGGCCTCAAGCGGTCCGGGTGAACTTGCTGGTCCGGGCTCCCCGGGAGGTGGCGGTAGAAAATCGGGTTTCGGCAGCCCCGGTCCCGGCCCGGGTTCCATGACCATGGGTCCTGGAAGCCTGGCAGGCTCCGGCGGCAAAATGGGCAGTGGGGGAGGGGGCGGAAGCGGTACTTACGCCTCCAAGGATGCGGATACCGAAAGCGCTGCGGTACAGCAGCAGCCTCAGTTCGATAACAACGGCAATCCCATTCGAAAAGTCATCAAGCCGCGCTACGAATTCGTGGTGGTGTTCGTTTGGAAAGAACCGACACCTTCGGACAAACTCATTACCCCGGCCTCCGACATCACGGAAAGCGTTCCCGCAGCACCAGCAGGTGGACCGGGGCCAGGCCGTGGCGGCAAATAG
- a CDS encoding type I 3-dehydroquinate dehydratase, with translation MICITIAQESRRLLLADMLNASMIGADLLEIRLDALENAPIFEELISAKRKPLLFSCRRKQDGGQWSGSEEERLILLRQAVLCKADYVEIEVDAADQIRPYPGCQRVISYTNLKETPADIADICEEMKTKKPDVLKLTCKARTPEEAWPLVQLLAKSTIPTVVVGLGRPGLMLAILDRKIGAPWTLAALEKGMEAYPGQPTISDLENLYAYRAISKSTKLIGVTGMSEKDQILCGLLNAGFSETPAPTRCWPLQVGNWKLFRKIIEAVKLQGVAVEDDFIENVHEAAFLDEQARAPVQAADWMSPGDQGWRGSNLLGEVTAKLFLEVFQAKEPENPQPLKDKTIVVAGDTAPGRMVVARLKEQGALMILASKDRQNGPRLAVALGARFILWEAIYQTFHDGLIVAGEPQPEEGDDSQELILHPGYLRQGMVVVDLQAGLRGSKFLREAELRGCKTLTTGDLLVEKVRLVVSRVTGLEISTTPLKEKWNQWVSVEE, from the coding sequence ATGATCTGCATCACCATCGCCCAGGAGTCACGTCGGCTCCTGCTGGCTGATATGCTCAATGCCTCGATGATTGGTGCCGATTTGCTCGAGATTCGCCTGGATGCACTGGAGAACGCGCCGATCTTCGAGGAACTGATTTCCGCAAAGCGTAAACCCTTATTGTTCAGCTGTCGTCGCAAGCAGGATGGCGGGCAGTGGTCGGGAAGTGAAGAGGAACGCCTGATTCTGCTGCGGCAGGCCGTGTTATGCAAAGCCGATTATGTGGAAATTGAAGTGGATGCGGCCGATCAGATTCGGCCTTATCCCGGCTGCCAAAGAGTCATCTCCTACACCAATTTGAAAGAAACTCCCGCGGATATCGCTGACATCTGCGAGGAAATGAAGACCAAAAAACCGGATGTCCTCAAGCTCACCTGCAAAGCGAGAACTCCGGAAGAAGCCTGGCCATTGGTCCAATTGCTGGCCAAGTCGACGATTCCGACCGTAGTTGTGGGTTTAGGCCGGCCCGGTCTGATGCTGGCTATTCTGGACCGTAAGATTGGTGCTCCCTGGACCCTGGCGGCGCTCGAAAAAGGTATGGAAGCCTACCCGGGCCAACCGACCATCAGCGATCTGGAGAATCTCTACGCGTACCGTGCAATTTCCAAATCGACAAAACTGATCGGCGTTACGGGGATGAGCGAAAAGGATCAAATTCTTTGCGGGCTGCTGAATGCCGGGTTCTCCGAAACTCCGGCCCCCACACGCTGCTGGCCGTTGCAAGTCGGTAACTGGAAGCTTTTTCGCAAGATCATCGAAGCTGTGAAACTGCAAGGGGTTGCGGTCGAAGATGATTTCATCGAAAACGTCCACGAGGCCGCTTTTTTAGACGAACAGGCTCGTGCACCGGTGCAGGCCGCCGACTGGATGAGCCCAGGCGACCAGGGCTGGCGCGGTAGCAATCTCCTGGGGGAAGTCACCGCCAAACTTTTTCTGGAGGTCTTTCAGGCCAAGGAGCCGGAAAACCCTCAACCGCTCAAGGATAAAACAATTGTGGTGGCGGGCGATACGGCCCCCGGTCGAATGGTGGTAGCCCGGCTCAAAGAGCAAGGGGCTCTGATGATCCTTGCGAGCAAGGATCGCCAGAATGGTCCTCGACTCGCTGTGGCGTTGGGGGCTCGATTCATTCTGTGGGAAGCGATTTATCAAACCTTTCACGATGGCCTCATTGTGGCGGGCGAGCCGCAACCCGAGGAAGGAGATGATTCTCAAGAGTTGATTCTTCATCCGGGTTATCTTCGGCAGGGGATGGTCGTAGTCGATTTGCAAGCGGGGCTGCGCGGCAGCAAATTTTTGCGAGAAGCCGAGTTGCGCGGCTGCAAGACCCTTACTACGGGAGATTTGCTGGTCGAAAAAGTCCGTCTCGTGGTCTCGCGAGTGACCGGCCTGGAAATATCAACAACGCCGTTGAAGGAAAAATGGAATCAATGGGTTTCGGTGGAAGAGTAA
- a CDS encoding sigma-54-dependent transcriptional regulator, with product MATQPHNSLRILFVDDESSLQEFMRLEMPRLGHQVTVCQDGTTALQALKTATFDAAILDLRMPDMTGIDVLEKLKQVSPDTEAVIMTGYASKETAVEALRLGAFDYITKPCRIVEIEGILIRILERRKLKNKNLALQTRVQAAEGSTGLIGHSPTMDVVHRVIETVAPTDSTVLITGETGSGKDVVARTIYQKSRRADMPFVPVNCGALSPTLVESELFGHRKGAFTGADRDHKGLFEVANGGTLFLDELGELNKNIQVKLLRFLESGEVRRLGDTESIRCNVRVICATNRDLHKMIQADEFREDLMYRLNTFEIQLPPLRERREDLPQLAKHLLARSAKRTPEQVANLLKPETIDAMLDYEWPGNVRELANAMEYAYIVAGGQEIGVGHLPANVRLKRSKIPFAQPLADQNSPMILQMPGAANTRTLHDIEMEHILRVLEKNNRNKPATAAELGISLKTLYNKLNRWEEQRKTAG from the coding sequence TTGGCAACGCAGCCGCATAATAGCCTTCGAATCCTCTTTGTCGACGACGAGAGTTCTCTCCAGGAGTTCATGCGACTGGAGATGCCTCGGCTCGGCCATCAGGTTACGGTCTGTCAAGATGGCACGACCGCGTTACAGGCTTTGAAAACCGCTACTTTCGACGCCGCGATCCTCGATCTGCGGATGCCGGATATGACGGGTATTGATGTTCTCGAAAAACTGAAGCAGGTCTCCCCGGATACCGAAGCGGTCATCATGACCGGTTACGCTTCCAAGGAAACCGCCGTCGAAGCTTTGCGACTGGGGGCTTTCGATTACATTACCAAACCCTGCCGGATTGTGGAAATCGAAGGAATTCTGATCCGCATCCTGGAGCGTCGCAAGCTCAAGAACAAAAACCTGGCTTTGCAAACGCGGGTTCAGGCTGCGGAAGGATCCACGGGCCTCATCGGCCACTCGCCGACAATGGATGTGGTCCATCGAGTTATCGAAACCGTCGCTCCGACCGATTCCACCGTTCTGATCACCGGGGAAACCGGTTCTGGCAAGGATGTGGTCGCCCGCACGATCTATCAGAAGAGCCGACGGGCCGACATGCCCTTCGTACCGGTGAACTGCGGTGCTTTGTCGCCGACGCTGGTCGAAAGTGAACTGTTCGGGCATCGCAAAGGGGCTTTCACGGGAGCCGATCGCGATCACAAGGGACTCTTCGAAGTTGCCAACGGCGGCACCCTGTTCCTCGACGAATTGGGCGAATTAAACAAGAACATTCAGGTGAAATTGCTGAGGTTCCTCGAGTCGGGCGAAGTGCGACGGCTGGGGGATACAGAATCGATCCGCTGCAATGTGCGGGTGATCTGTGCGACCAATCGCGACCTGCACAAGATGATTCAGGCCGATGAGTTTCGCGAAGACTTGATGTACCGTTTGAATACCTTCGAGATTCAACTGCCGCCGCTCCGCGAACGGCGGGAAGATCTGCCGCAACTGGCAAAGCATCTGCTAGCTCGATCGGCGAAGCGTACACCGGAGCAGGTTGCGAATCTGCTGAAGCCGGAAACTATCGATGCCATGCTCGATTACGAATGGCCCGGAAACGTTCGTGAATTGGCAAACGCCATGGAATACGCTTATATCGTGGCCGGTGGCCAGGAGATCGGGGTAGGGCACCTGCCCGCGAACGTTCGCCTGAAGCGTTCCAAGATTCCGTTTGCTCAACCGCTCGCCGATCAAAATTCGCCGATGATTCTCCAGATGCCGGGAGCAGCCAACACTCGCACGCTCCACGACATCGAAATGGAGCATATTCTGCGGGTTTTGGAAAAGAACAACCGGAACAAACCGGCTACCGCGGCCGAGTTGGGGATCAGCCTCAAAACGCTGTACAACAAGCTCAATCGCTGGGAAGAGCAGCGCAAGACGGCGGGTTGA
- a CDS encoding sensor histidine kinase produces MARRWRLSSKLVFGLVLVLGSLGLLLASSLQSLTTYSHSMKMFQSKLAELQRVNDLYPEVDALLPKEGATASADQTTIFNQIEVVKKLFEQARTVFKDAVSRGREFDNYTNVRLAEDFAKRLVLFRECVSSFYQRGGVNDEVRSLSADSSTRSTFNELRVLVNDMRQQCYVDMVQRIEESRALYTRSLWAIGFASLAAIALVIALVMLCLRWVVKPVQELEQGVKRVTDGDFKHPIVVHSGDELEDLAAAFNNMTHRLDNTYQYLEKQIEDRSRQLVRSERLISVGFLAAGVSHEINNPLASIAFCAESLQSRLTDYTKQYPQDTEVVTKYLKMIQQEAFRCKEITSRLLEFSRVGERRREAADLAELIQNVLEIAQHLQNCRGKRIVFQPYARVIAQVNGQDVKSVVLNLVVNALDSMDEGGILNITLQAEATFAEMTFTDTGCGMKPDVLENIFEPFFTRSKTGKGTGLGLFISHQIVNAHGGEIQATSAGVNQGSTFRVRLPLKAVQTVDSATTNDGGMDADLYMKGTKRNNGSLWMEDGLGNAAA; encoded by the coding sequence GTGGCCCGCCGTTGGCGTCTAAGTTCCAAACTGGTTTTCGGTCTCGTACTCGTCTTGGGGAGTCTGGGTCTCCTGCTGGCTTCGTCGCTGCAGTCGCTCACGACCTATTCGCACTCCATGAAGATGTTTCAGAGCAAGCTCGCCGAGCTTCAACGGGTAAATGATCTTTATCCGGAAGTCGATGCGTTGCTCCCGAAAGAAGGTGCTACCGCTAGCGCCGACCAGACTACCATCTTTAATCAGATCGAAGTCGTCAAGAAACTCTTCGAACAGGCCCGTACCGTTTTCAAGGATGCGGTGAGTCGCGGCCGGGAATTCGACAATTACACGAATGTTCGGCTCGCCGAAGATTTTGCCAAGCGACTCGTACTATTTCGCGAATGCGTTTCCAGTTTTTACCAGCGCGGCGGCGTCAACGATGAGGTGCGATCGCTTTCCGCCGATAGTTCCACACGCAGCACTTTCAACGAGTTGCGCGTCCTGGTGAACGACATGCGGCAGCAGTGCTATGTGGACATGGTGCAGCGTATCGAAGAATCGCGAGCACTCTACACTCGAAGCCTATGGGCCATCGGTTTCGCCTCACTGGCGGCCATCGCCCTGGTAATCGCTCTGGTCATGCTCTGCCTCCGTTGGGTCGTCAAGCCCGTACAGGAATTGGAACAGGGCGTCAAACGGGTGACTGACGGCGACTTCAAGCATCCCATTGTAGTTCATTCCGGCGATGAGTTGGAAGACCTGGCCGCCGCCTTCAACAACATGACCCATCGGCTGGATAATACCTATCAGTATCTCGAAAAACAGATCGAGGATCGCAGCCGGCAGTTAGTGCGTTCGGAACGGCTGATCAGCGTCGGATTTCTGGCTGCCGGGGTCTCGCACGAGATTAATAATCCGCTGGCCAGCATTGCATTCTGTGCGGAATCGCTCCAAAGTCGCCTGACGGACTATACGAAGCAGTATCCCCAGGATACCGAAGTTGTCACCAAGTATCTGAAGATGATTCAGCAGGAAGCCTTTCGCTGCAAAGAGATTACGAGTCGTCTGCTGGAGTTCAGCCGGGTGGGCGAACGCCGGCGGGAAGCGGCCGATCTGGCCGAATTGATCCAGAATGTCCTCGAGATCGCACAGCACTTGCAAAATTGTCGAGGCAAACGTATTGTCTTCCAACCCTACGCCCGGGTGATCGCCCAGGTGAACGGACAGGATGTGAAATCGGTGGTTCTGAATCTGGTTGTCAACGCACTGGACAGCATGGACGAAGGGGGGATTCTGAATATCACCCTGCAGGCCGAGGCTACCTTTGCGGAAATGACCTTCACGGATACCGGTTGCGGTATGAAGCCCGATGTGTTAGAGAACATTTTCGAACCGTTCTTCACGCGTTCGAAAACGGGCAAGGGAACCGGTCTGGGACTGTTCATCAGCCACCAGATCGTGAATGCACACGGCGGCGAAATTCAAGCCACCAGTGCTGGGGTGAATCAGGGTAGCACGTTCCGGGTGCGGTTGCCGTTGAAAGCAGTGCAGACTGTCGATTCGGCAACGACCAATGACGGCGGCATGGATGCCGACCTGTATATGAAGGGCACGAAACGGAACAACGGCTCTCTATGGATGGAGGATGGTCTTGGCAACGCAGCCGCATAA
- a CDS encoding peptidylprolyl isomerase, with product MTASFKIALVSPIVLGLAFGLGCNNSEPIIGESRSSIPEPKSEANAPAETKTSDPMNASFAEATVTDEIPDGQEQPPDVLLNGKPTAVLRLQVEKIWKSIALTDSSGKPLPLKATVRTEAGEFVIELNPALAPNHVRNFLALAKIGYFEGLQFERTIHQVSDEDAKIRLDMVKFGCPVGTGERGRGHIGYFIRPEFSETVKHEVGTVGFWHDEDPGTAGCRLYITLNPAPALDGEFTIIGKVTRGLDIVSSIANRPVINMENYPEKEIPRNPIKIQQVTFTADR from the coding sequence ATGACGGCTTCATTCAAAATCGCGCTTGTTAGTCCAATCGTTTTAGGTCTGGCGTTCGGCCTCGGTTGCAATAATTCTGAGCCGATAATCGGGGAGTCGCGTTCTTCTATTCCCGAACCTAAATCGGAGGCCAATGCCCCGGCCGAAACGAAAACGTCCGATCCGATGAATGCCTCCTTCGCGGAAGCCACGGTCACCGACGAAATCCCTGATGGGCAGGAACAACCGCCGGACGTACTCCTCAATGGCAAGCCGACCGCAGTCCTGCGTCTTCAGGTGGAGAAGATCTGGAAGAGCATCGCACTGACCGATTCATCGGGCAAACCCTTACCGCTTAAGGCCACCGTGCGAACTGAAGCGGGAGAATTCGTCATCGAACTGAATCCCGCGCTGGCTCCGAACCACGTGCGAAATTTTCTGGCGCTGGCCAAAATCGGCTATTTTGAGGGGTTGCAGTTCGAGCGTACAATTCATCAGGTATCGGATGAAGATGCGAAGATTCGGCTCGATATGGTGAAATTCGGCTGCCCGGTGGGCACCGGGGAGCGCGGTCGGGGGCATATCGGATATTTCATTCGTCCCGAGTTCAGCGAAACTGTAAAACATGAAGTAGGTACGGTAGGCTTCTGGCACGACGAAGATCCAGGCACGGCGGGATGTCGGCTGTATATCACTTTGAACCCGGCCCCGGCTCTGGATGGCGAATTCACCATTATCGGCAAGGTAACCCGGGGCTTGGACATCGTCAGCAGTATCGCCAACCGGCCGGTGATCAACATGGAAAACTATCCGGAAAAGGAAATTCCCCGGAACCCGATCAAAATTCAGCAGGTGACATTCACCGCTGACAGGTAA